A genomic window from Lycium barbarum isolate Lr01 chromosome 4, ASM1917538v2, whole genome shotgun sequence includes:
- the LOC132635313 gene encoding transcription factor MYB53-like, whose amino-acid sequence MGRYPPSGKLDNDLKKGPWTTEEDEKLMEYIQEHGHGNWQLVPKRAGLNRCGKSCRLRWTNYLRPDIKRGGFSEEEEEMIINLHSVLGNKWSRIAAHLPGRTDNEIKNLWNTHIKKKLLKSGIDPVTHQPITDPNLLLSLSNLMNPFESALMLQAELTEMAKIHLIQNIIQVLNSPPLIPSLVQENFPMQQLYNNSAPYDQILTNVTNTNEPSPISNNSSDSMVLNRNILENNMIINGFTKVSNVDNSEYSLPALVEQIEIPSYDISECKGFDAWEKSLDDEANNSFWQDII is encoded by the exons ATGGGGAGATATCCGCCGTCTGGCAAATTAGACAATGATTTGAAGAAAGGCCCATGGACAACTGAAGAAGATGAAAAGCTAATGGAATATATTCAAGAACATGGCCATGGAAATTGGCAATTAGTCCCCAAGAGAGCAGGCTTAAACAGATGTGGCAAAAGTTGTAGATTAAGGTGGACAAATTATCTAAGGCCTGATATTAAAAGAGGGGGTTTttcagaagaagaagaggaaatgatCATCAACCTTCATTCTGTTCTTGGAAACAA ATGGTCAAGAATTGCAGCTCATCTTCCAGGAAGGACTGATAATGAAATCAAGAATTTGTGGAACACCCATATCAAGAAAAAGCTTCTTAAGTCTGGGATTGATCCAGTAACACATCAACCAATAACTGATCCAAATTTGCTTCTTAGCCTTTCTAATTTGATGAATCCTTTTGAATCTGCTCTTATGTTACAAGCGGAATTGACTGAAATGGCCAAAATCCATCTTATTCAAAACATAATTCAAGTCCTAAATTCTCCTCCATTAATTCCATCTTTAGTACAAGAAAATTTTCCCATGCAACAATTGTACAATAATTCTGCCCCATATGATCAAATCCTTACTAACGTGACAAATACAAATGAACCCTCTCCAATTTCGAATAATTCATCGGACAGTATGGTCCTAAATCGGAATATTTTGGAGAATAACATGATTATTAATGGATTTACTAAAGTGTCTAATGTTGATAATTCAGAATATTCACTTCCAGCACTAGTTGAGCAGATTGAAATTCCAAGTTATGATATCTCAGAATGCAAGGGATTTGATGCATGGGAAAAAAGTCTGGATGATGAAGCAAATAACTCCTTCTGGCAAGATATTATTTAA